A portion of the Eulemur rufifrons isolate Redbay chromosome 30, OSU_ERuf_1, whole genome shotgun sequence genome contains these proteins:
- the TLR8 gene encoding toll-like receptor 8, whose translation MSLQTSVLTCLFLIISSSCEFFPEASYSRSYPCDEKKQNDSVIADCSHRRLQEVPQTVDKYVTELDLSDNFIKYVTNESFQGLHKLTKINLNYNPSVQYQYENPDMNKSGMTITDGAFLNLKNLRVLLLEDSQLLRIPSALPESLRELSLIQNNINGVTKNDTSGLMNLERLYLGWNCYFNKVCNKTFDIENGAFENLTNLKVLSLSFNPLFHVPPKLPNSLLELYLSNAKIEKISQEDFKGLTNLIALDLSGNCPRCFNAPFPCTSCDKDASIQIHPLAFQNLTKLQYLNLSSTSLQEVPATWFENMPCLKVLHLEFNYLVKEIASGEFLTKLPHLEILDLSYNYVTTEYPQYINISNNFSKLLSLQALHLRGYVFQELRKEDFQPLMGLPNLTTINLGVNFIKQIDFTLFQNFSKLKIIYLSENRILPFVSDIRQNYADKSSFQSHILKRRSIHTEFDPHSNFYHRTSPLIKPQCTDYGKALDLSLNNIFFIGRKQFEGFHDIACLNLSSNGNAQVLNGTEFSAVRQIKYLDLTNNGLDFDNVHALSDLANLEVLDLSYNSHYFKIAGVTHRLQFIENLTQLKVLNLSHNGIYTLTEKYNLESKSLEELVFSGNRLDILWNEDNRYISIFKGLTNLTRLDLSFNRLTSIPNDVFCNFPHGLTELRIHDNRLNFFNWTLLQQFQRLSLLDLHGNKLFFLTDSLFAFPSSLRTLRLSRNRISNLPSGFFSEIRSVVHLDLSFNLLKMINKSTLQTKNTNLSLLELHGNTFNCTCDIGDFRRWMDENLNITIPKLTDVICASPGDQRGKSIVSLELTTCVSDTIAVVLFFFSFFITTMVMLTALAHHLFCWDVWFIYHVCLAKVKGYRSLSTSQTFYDAYISYDTKDASVTDWVINELRYHLEESQEKNVLLCLEERDWDPGLAIIDNLMQSINQSKKTIFVLTKKYAKSWNFKTAFYLALQRLMDENMDVIVFILLEPVLQHSQYLRLRQRICKSSILQWPDNPKAEGLFWQSLKNVVLTENDSRYNNLYVDSIKQY comes from the coding sequence ATGTCCCTCCAGACTTCAGTTCTGACCTGCCTTTTCCTGATAATCTCCAGTTCCTGTGAGTTCTTCCCTGAAGCAAGTTATTCTAGAAGCTATCCTTGTgatgagaaaaagcaaaatgacTCTGTTATTGCAGATTGTAGCCATCGTCGACTGCAAGAAGTTCCCCAAACAGTGGACAAATACGTGACAGAACTGGACCTGTCTGATAATTTCATCAAATATGTAACGAATGAATCATTTCAAGGGCTACACAAACTCACTAAAATAAATCTAAACTACAACCCCAGTGTACAGTACCAGTATGAAAATCCTGATATGAATAAAAGTGGCATGACTATTACAGATGGGGCATTCCTCAACCTGAAAAACTTAAGGGTATTACTGCTTGAAGATAGTCAGTTACTCAGAATACCCTCTGCTTTGCCAGAGTCTTTGAGAGAACTTAGTCTAATTCAAAACAATATAAATGGGGTAACTAAAAATGATACTTCAGGACTTATGAACTTGGAAAGACTGTATTTGGGCTGGAACTGCTATTTTAACAAAGTTTGTAATAAAACATTTGACATAGAAAATGGAGCATTTGAAAACCTGACGAATTTGAAGGTGCTGTCACTGTCTTTCAATCCTCTTTTCCACGTGCCACCAAAACTGCCGAACTCCCTACTGGAACTTTATCTGAGCAATGCCAAGATCGAAAAGATCAGTCAAGAAGACTTCAAGGGATTGACAAATTTAATAGCACTAGATTTAAGCGGGAACTGTCCAAGGTGTTTCAATGCACCATTTCCATGCACGTCTTGTGACAAAGATGCTTCAATTCAGATACACCCTCTTGCTTTTCAAAACCTGACTAAACTTCAATACCTAAACCTCTCTAGCACTTCCCTCCAGGAGGTTCCTGCAACCTGGTTTGAAAATATGCCCTGTCTGAAGGTGCTGCACCTTGAATTCAACTATTTAGTGAAAGAAATAGCCTCTGGGGAATTTTTGACGAAGCTGCCCCACTTAGAAATACTTGATTTATCTTATAACTATGTAACGACAGAATAtccacaatatattaatatttccaacaaCTTTTCTAAACTTTTGTCTCTCCAGGCATTACATTTAAGAGGTTATGTGTTCCAGGAACTTAGGAAAGAAGATTTCCAGCCACTGATGGGGCTTCCAAACTTAACGACTATTAACTTGGGTGTTAACTTTATTAAGCAAATTGATTTTactcttttccaaaatttctccAAACTCAAAATTATTTACTTGTCAGAAAACAGAATCTTACCCTTTGTAAGTGATATTAGGCAGAATTATGCAGACAAGTCCTCTTTCCAAAGTCATATCCTTAAACGACGCTCAATTCATACTGAGTTTGACCCACATTCGAATTTTTATCATAGGACCAGTCCTTTAATAAAGCCACAATGTACAGACTATGGCAAAGCCTTAGATTTAAGCTtgaacaatattttctttattgggagAAAGCAATTTGAAGGTTTTCATGACATTGCCTGCTTAAATCTGTCTTCAAACGGCAATGCTCAGGTGTTAAATGGAACCGAATTTTCAGCCGTGCGTCAAATCAAATATTTGGATTTGACAAACAATGGACTAGACTTTGATAATGTTCATGCTCTCAGTGACTTGGCCAACTTAGAAGTTCTAGATCTCAGCTACAATTCACACTATTTCAAAATAGCAGGAGTAACACATCGTCtacaatttattgaaaatttaacaCAGCTAAAAGTTTTAAACTTGAGCCACAATGGCATTTATACTTTAACAGAAAAGTATAATCTGGAAAGCAAGTCCCTGGAAGAATTAGTTTTCAGTGGGAATCGCCTGGACATTTTGTGGAATGAAGATAACAGGTACATCTCCATTTTTAAAGGTCTCACCAATCTGACACGGCTTGATTTATCCTTTAATAGACTGACATCTATCCCAAATGATGTGTTCTGTAATTTCCCCCACGGTCTCACCGAACTACGTATACATGATAATAGGTTAAATTTCTTTAACTGGACATTACTCCAGCAGTTTCAACGGCTCAGCTTGCTTGACTTACATGGAAACAAGCTATTCTTTCTAACTGATAGCCTGTTTGCATTTCCATCCTCCCTCCGGACACTGCGGCTGAGTCGCAACAGGATTTCCAACCTGCCCTCTGGCTTCTTTTCCGAAATCCGCAGTGTGGTGCACCTCGACTTAAGTTTCAACTTGCTAAAGATGATCAACAAATCCACACTTCAGACGAAGAACACCAATTTATCTCTTTTGGAACTACATGGAAACACTTTTAACTGCACCTGTGACATTGGAGATTTCCGAAGGTGGATGGATGAAAATCTGAATATAACAATTCCTAAATTGACAGATGTCATTTGTGCCAGTCCCGGGGATCAGAGAGGGAAGAGCATCGTGAGTCTGGAGCTAACAACTTGTGTTTCAGATACCATCGCGGtggtcttatttttcttctcattctttatcACCACCATGGTTATGTTGACCGCCCTGGCTCACCACTTGTTTTGCTGGGATGTTTGGTTTATCTATCATGTGTGTCTAGCTAAGGTAAAAGGCTATAGGTCTCTTTCCACATCCCAAACTTTCTATGATGCTTACATTTCTTATGACACCAAAGATGCCTCTGTTACCGACTGGGTGATAAATGAGCTGCGCTACCACCTTGAAGAgagtcaagaaaaaaatgttctcctTTGTTTAGAGGAGAGGGATTGGGACCCGGGATTGGCCATCATTGATAACCTCATGCAGAGCATCAACCAGAGCAAGAAAACAAtatttgttttaacaaaaaaatatgcaaaaagctGGAACTTTAAAACAGCTTTCTACTTGGCCTTGCAGAGGCTAATGGATGAGAACATGGATGTGATTGTATTTATCCTACTGGAGCCAGTCTTGCAGCATTCTCAGTATTTGAGGCTGCGGCAGCGGATCTGTAAGAGCTCCATCCTCCAGTGGCCCGACAACCCCAAAGCAGAAGGCTTGTTTTGGCAAAGTTTGAAAAATGTAGTCTTAACTGAAAATGACTCACGATATAACAACTTGTATGTTGATTCCATTAAGCAATACTAA